The Macrococcoides canis genome has a window encoding:
- the mnmE gene encoding tRNA uridine-5-carboxymethylaminomethyl(34) synthesis GTPase MnmE, with the protein MELDTIASISTPMGEGAIAIVRLSGSDAVLIADKLYKGKHQLSEVASHTINYGHIIDPATKEVVEEVMVAVMRAPRTYTREDIVEINCHGGIMTVNRVLELALTNGAKLAEPGEFTKRAFLNGRIDLSQAEATMDFIRSKTDRASRVAMQQIEGRLSVLIKGLRQSILEILAQVEVNIDYPEYDDVEEATGTFLMKEARKIEESITNLLQTANQGKILREGLSTVIVGKPNVGKSSMLNNLIQDNKAIVTEIAGTTRDVLEEYVNVRGVPLRLVDTAGIRETEDIVEKIGVERSREALKKADLILYVLNNNEILTEEDYKLAEIIKNEDVIVIINKTDLETKLNLEEVKTMVGNAPIVRTSMLSQQGIEELEEQIRTLFFAGEVSNQDMTYVSNARHISLLKSAKASISDAISAAEAGVPVDMIQIDLIKTWELLGEVIGESVDDGLIDQLFSQFCLGK; encoded by the coding sequence ATGGAACTGGATACTATAGCAAGTATTTCAACGCCGATGGGGGAAGGTGCAATCGCGATTGTCCGTCTATCAGGTAGTGATGCGGTGTTGATTGCGGATAAATTATATAAAGGTAAACACCAGTTAAGTGAAGTTGCTTCGCATACGATTAACTATGGGCATATAATAGATCCAGCGACAAAAGAAGTCGTTGAAGAAGTGATGGTCGCGGTCATGCGTGCACCGAGGACATATACACGTGAGGATATCGTAGAAATTAATTGTCATGGCGGAATTATGACGGTTAACCGTGTACTCGAACTTGCACTTACAAATGGAGCAAAACTTGCTGAACCAGGTGAATTTACAAAACGTGCTTTCTTAAACGGAAGAATTGATTTATCACAAGCAGAAGCGACGATGGATTTTATTCGTTCTAAAACAGATCGAGCAAGTCGTGTTGCAATGCAGCAGATTGAAGGACGTTTAAGTGTACTGATTAAAGGGTTAAGACAATCTATTCTTGAAATATTAGCTCAAGTTGAAGTGAATATTGATTATCCTGAATATGATGATGTTGAAGAAGCTACAGGTACATTTCTAATGAAAGAAGCACGTAAGATAGAAGAAAGTATTACGAATCTCTTACAAACAGCCAATCAAGGTAAAATTTTAAGAGAAGGGTTATCTACAGTAATCGTTGGAAAACCGAATGTCGGAAAAAGTTCTATGCTGAATAACTTAATTCAAGATAACAAAGCTATCGTTACAGAAATTGCAGGAACGACTCGTGACGTGCTGGAAGAGTACGTAAATGTGCGAGGCGTGCCATTAAGACTCGTTGATACGGCGGGTATTCGTGAAACAGAAGACATCGTAGAAAAAATCGGTGTCGAACGAAGTAGAGAAGCACTGAAGAAAGCAGATTTAATATTATACGTATTAAATAATAATGAGATTTTAACTGAAGAAGATTATAAACTTGCAGAAATAATAAAAAATGAAGATGTAATCGTGATTATTAATAAAACCGATTTAGAAACTAAGTTAAATTTAGAAGAAGTTAAAACGATGGTAGGGAATGCACCAATTGTTAGGACATCAATGCTATCACAACAAGGAATTGAAGAACTTGAGGAACAGATTCGTACATTATTCTTTGCTGGAGAAGTGTCAAATCAAGATATGACATATGTATCAAATGCAAGACATATCAGTCTGCTTAAAAGTGCGAAAGCTTCGATTAGTGATGCGATATCTGCAGCAGAAGCAGGTGTGCCAGTTGATATGATTCAAATCGACTTGATAAAAACTTGGGAATTACTTGGTGAAGTTATTGGTGAATCTGTTGATGATGGACTTATTGA
- the rnpA gene encoding ribonuclease P protein component yields MEKAYRIKKNEDFQKIYKQGKTVANRQFIIYRQKNSENEHFRLGISVSKKIGNAVTRNRIKRAIRESFTKHKEDIIKDDFIVIARQPSKEMTTNEINKSLEHVMKIAKGFNKRIT; encoded by the coding sequence ATGGAAAAAGCGTATCGTATCAAGAAGAATGAAGATTTTCAGAAAATCTATAAGCAAGGCAAAACTGTAGCGAATCGCCAGTTTATTATATATCGTCAGAAAAATAGTGAAAATGAGCATTTTAGACTCGGTATTTCAGTATCTAAAAAAATTGGTAATGCTGTCACTCGAAATAGAATAAAACGTGCGATAAGAGAAAGTTTTACGAAACATAAAGAAGATATTATTAAAGATGATTTTATTGTAATCGCCAGGCAACCTTCTAAAGAAATGACAACGAATGAGATTAACAAAAGTCTGGAACATGTAATGAAGATTGCCAAAGGTTTTAACAAGAGAATCACTTAA
- the jag gene encoding RNA-binding cell elongation regulator Jag/EloR yields the protein MLEQTFIDVTVEDAINKGLEIMNVSESQVKIEVLNPGKKGIFGIGRQNAEVKLSIIDPEVKREKTSIPIINESSDNNRVDMSEEIAPEEDIDTKSNRKQESVELVKDYVMQIVAAMGYEASAEIFYKNNSEVIINISSAEASRIIGKRGQVLNSLQVLAQNYFNQLEKGFTTITLDIENYREKRRETLQNLALNMSKKAIATGKPVKFEPMPNYERKIMHQMLAKIENIETYSEGREPHRYLVIRAR from the coding sequence TTGTTAGAACAAACCTTTATTGATGTTACTGTAGAAGATGCAATTAACAAAGGATTAGAAATAATGAATGTTTCTGAAAGTCAGGTTAAGATTGAAGTCTTGAATCCCGGCAAGAAGGGTATATTCGGAATTGGTAGACAAAATGCAGAGGTAAAGCTCAGCATCATTGATCCAGAAGTGAAACGCGAAAAAACGAGTATACCTATCATCAATGAGTCTTCGGATAATAATAGAGTCGATATGTCTGAAGAGATAGCACCCGAAGAGGATATCGACACAAAATCAAATAGAAAGCAAGAGTCTGTAGAGTTAGTTAAAGATTATGTAATGCAGATTGTTGCTGCTATGGGATATGAAGCTTCTGCGGAAATATTCTATAAGAATAATAGTGAAGTTATTATAAATATTTCATCAGCTGAAGCATCTCGAATAATTGGTAAGCGTGGCCAAGTGCTGAACAGCTTACAAGTCCTTGCACAAAACTATTTCAATCAACTTGAAAAGGGATTTACAACAATTACGTTAGATATTGAAAATTATCGAGAAAAGCGAAGAGAAACATTACAGAATCTAGCTCTAAATATGTCAAAAAAAGCAATAGCGACTGGTAAGCCTGTTAAATTTGAGCCGATGCCAAACTATGAGCGTAAAATTATGCATCAAATGCTTGCAAAGATAGAGAACATTGAAACATATTCAGAAGGTAGAGAGCCTCATCGTTACCTTGTAATTCGTGCAAGATAA